A stretch of the Chlorobiota bacterium genome encodes the following:
- a CDS encoding T9SS type A sorting domain-containing protein has product MKRSKLKENIPQPFKEETKFNVILEEPKEVTISVLNDKGQLIKIIYKGLIEGEKEFIWSGKGESNGIYYYRITGNGINETKKFVLVK; this is encoded by the coding sequence ATTAAAAGGTCAAAACTAAAAGAGAATATCCCCCAACCATTCAAAGAAGAAACAAAATTCAATGTAATCTTAGAAGAACCCAAGGAAGTAACAATAAGTGTATTAAATGATAAAGGACAATTAATAAAAATAATATACAAAGGATTAATAGAAGGAGAAAAGGAGTTTATATGGAGTGGAAAAGGAGAATCAAATGGGATATATTATTACAGAATAACAGGAAACGGAATAAACGAAACTAAAAAATTTGTATTAGTAAAATGA